The following coding sequences lie in one Arachis hypogaea cultivar Tifrunner chromosome 4, arahy.Tifrunner.gnm2.J5K5, whole genome shotgun sequence genomic window:
- the LOC112794187 gene encoding monolignol oxidoreductase AtBBE-like 13 has translation MVSSPSSSYLSIIVLLLSVLLIDSASIEENFTQCLSSYFSSNPTQFSTIIITRKNESLFTSTLDSTAQNLRYLTPSTPKPEFIFTPLNESHVQAAVICSNKLGIHMRIRSGGHDYEGVSYVSEIETPFIIIDLAKLRTINVNITDNSAWVQAGATIGEVYYRISEKSAVHGFPGGICTSIGVGGHIAGGGFGTLARKYGLAADNVLDAKLVDAKGRLLDRETMGEIPFWAIRGGGGGNFGIILWWKIKLVPVPKSVTVFTVSKTTEQGAEEIFNQWQDVAPSVIDNDLFIRVIFQPVSAANKTGRTISTSYNALFLGDANRLLKVMQQNFPKLGLTEKDCLEMSWIKSVLYIAGYPNDTNPNVLLQGKSTFQNYFKGKSDIFSGQVGAFKELSRRLLQEDDPLLIWNPLGGALLDHSVYDSPFFYRSEYYYLVEYLTSWHNASEDVSKHLDWIREIYKYMTPPVDTQSRAAYVNYRDLDLGVNKKNATNFTEAAAWGNVYYGINNFKSLVKIKRKVDPENVFRHEQSIPVDLSIKV, from the exons ATGGTATCATCACCAAGTTCTTCATACTTGTCAATTATAGTGCTTTTGTTATCAGTTTTATTGATAGATTCAGCTTCAATCGAAGAAAATTTTACCCAATGTCTAAGCTCATATTTTTCAAGTAATCCAACACAATTTTCTACAATAATTATCACGAGAAAAAACGAATCATTATTTACTAGCACTCTTGATTCCACAGCACAAAACCTAAGGTATTTGACACCTTCAACGCCAAAACCAGAGTTTATATTCACACCTTTGAATGAATCACATGTCCAAGCTGCAGTTATTTGCTCAAACAAATTGGGTATTCACATGAGAATACGAAGTGGCGGCCATGACTATGAAGGAGTCTCATATGTTTCTGAGATTGAAACTCCTTTCATAATCATTGATTTGGCTAAGCTTCGTACAATCAATGTAAACATAACAGATAATAGTGCCTGGGTTCAAGCCGGAGCCACAATCGGAGAAGTTTATTATAGAATATCAGAAAAAAGTGCAGTTCATGGATTCCCTGGAGGCATATGCACAAGCATAGGTGTTGGAGGGCACATTGCGGGAGGTGGATTCGGAACCTTGGCAAGGAAGTATGGGCTTGCAGCCGACAACGTCCTCGATGCAAAACTAGTTGATGCCAAAGGTAGATTACTTGACAGGGAAACCATGGGAGAAATCCCATTTTGGGCCATTAGAGGAGGTGGAGGTGGAAACTTTGGGATCATTCTTTGGTGGAAGATAAAGCTTGTTCCTGTGCCAAAATCTGTGACCGTGTTTACAGTTAGCAAGACAACAGAACAAGGCGCAGAAGAAATTTTTAACCAGTGGCAAGATGTGGCTCCATCCGTTATTGACAATGATCTTTTCATAAGAGTCATCTTTCAACCAGTTAGTGCTGCCAACAAAACTGGGAGAACCATCTCAACTTCCTACAATGCCCTCTTTCTCG GTGATGCAAATAGACTCCTCAAAGTTATGCAACAGAACTTCCCAAAGTTAGGTTTGACGGAAAAAGATTGTTTGGAAATGAGTTGGATCAAATCTGTGCTCTATATTGCTGGCTACCCTAATGATACAAACCCTAATGTCCTGCTTCAAGGAAAATCAACATTCCAAAACTACTTCAAAGGCAAGTCAGATATTTTTTCAGGTCAAGTAGGCGCATTTAAAGAGTTATCAAGAAGGTTGCTTCAAGAAGATGATCCCTTACTAATTTGGAACCCATTGGGTGGAGCATTGTTGGATCACAGTGTTTATGATTCGCCATTTTTTTATAGATCAGAATACTATTATCTGGTTGAATACTTAACTTCGTGGCATAATGCATCTGAGGATGTATCAAAGCATTTAGATTGGATTAGGGAGATTTACAAGTACATGACCCCTCCTGTGGATACTCAAAGCAGGGCAGCATATGTGAACTACAGAGATCTAGATTTGGGAGTGAACAAGAAGAATGCCACAAACTTTACAGAGGCAGCTGCATGGGGTAACGTGTATTACGGAATTAATAACTTCAAAAGTCTTgtgaaaataaagagaaaagtggATCCTGAAAATGTTTTTAGGCATGAACAGAGTATCCCAGTAGATCTATCAATCAAGGTTTAA
- the LOC112794188 gene encoding monolignol oxidoreductase AtBBE-like 13, producing the protein MVPSPSSSYLSIIVLLLSVLLIDSASIEENFIQCLSSYFSSNPKQFSTIIITRKNESLFTSTLDSTAQNLRYLTPSTPKPEFIFTPLNESHVQAAVICSNKLGIHMRIRSGGHDYEGVSYVSEIETPFIIIDLAKLRTINVNITDNSAWVQAGATIGEVYYRISEKSEVHGFPGGICTSIGVGGHIAGGGFGALARKYGLAADNVLDAKLVDANGRLLDREAMGEIPFWAIRGGGGGNFGIILWWKIKFVPVPKSVTVFTVSRTTEQGAEDIFNQWQELAPGLFDKDLFIRVIFQPVSAANKTGRIISTSYNALFLGDTNRLLKVMQKDFPELGLTEKDCLEMSWIKSVLYIAGYPNNTNPNVLLQGKSTFQNYFKGKSDIFTTPVGAFQELLRRLLQEDNPLMIWNPLGGAMWDFNFYDTPFPFRSDFYYMVEYLTLWHNASEDVSKHLDWIREIYKYMTPAVDDQRRVAYVNYRDLDLGVNKKNATNFKEAAAWGNVYYGVNFKSLVKIKKKVDPENIFRHEQSIPIDLSIKV; encoded by the exons ATGGTGCCATCACCAAGTTCTTCATACTTGTCAATTATAGTGCTTTTGTTATCAGTTTTATTGATAGATTCAGCTTCAATCGAAGAAAATTTTATCCAATGTCTAAGCTCATATTTTTCAAGCAATCCAAAACAATTTTCTACAATAATTATCACTAGAAAAAACGAATCATTATTCACTAGCACTCTTGATTCCACAGCACAAAACCTAAGGTATTTGACACCTTCAACGCCAAAACCAGAGTTTATATTCACACCTTTGAATGAATCACATGTCCAAGCTGCAGTTATTTGCTCAAACAAATTGGGTATTCACATGAGAATACGAAGTGGCGGCCATGACTATGAAGGAGTCTCATATGTTTCTGAGATTGAAACTCCTTTCATAATCATTGATTTGGCTAAGCTTCGTACAATCAATGTAAACATAACAGATAATAGTGCCTGGGTTCAAGCTGGAGCCACGATCGGAGAAGTTTATTATAGAATATCAGAGAAAAGTGAGGTTCATGGATTCCCTGGAGGCATATGCACAAGCATAGGTGTTGGAGGGCACATTGCGGGAGGTGGATTCGGAGCCTTGGCGAGGAAGTATGGGCTTGCAGCCGACAACGTCCTCGACGCAAAACTAGTTGATGCCAATGGTAGATTACTTGACAGGGAAGCCATGGGAGAAATCCCATTTTGGGCCATTAGAGGAGGTGGAGGTGGAAACTTTGGGATCATTCTTTGGTGGAAGATAAAGTTTGTTCCTGTGCCAAAATCTGTGACCGTGTTTACAGTTAGCAGGACAACAGAACAAGGCGCAGAAGACATTTTTAACCAGTGGCAAGAGTTGGCTCCAGGCCTTTTTGACAAAGATCTTTTCATAAGAGTCATCTTTCAACCAGTTAGTGCTGCCAATAAAACTGGGAGAATTATCTCAACTTCCTATAATGCCCTCTTTCTCG GTGATACAAATAGACTCCTCAAAGTTATGCAAAAGGACTTTCCAGAGTTAGGTTTGACGGAAAAAGATTGCTTGGAAATGAGTTGGATCAAATCTGTGCTCTATATTGCTGGCTACCCTAATAATACAAACCCTAATGTCTTGCTTCAAGGAAAATCAACATTCCAAAACTACTTCAAAGGCAAGTCAGATATTTTTACAACTCCAGTAGGCGCGTTTCAAGAGTTATTAAGAAGGTTGCTTCAAGAAGATAATCCCTTAATGATTTGGAACCCATTGGGTGGAGCAATGTGGGATTTCAATTTTTATGATACGCCATTTCCTTTTAGATCAGATTTCTATTATATGGTTGAGTACTTAACTTTGTGGCATAATGCATCTGAGGATGTATCAAAGCATTTAGATTGGATCAGGGAGATTTACAAGTACATGACCCCTGCTGTGGATGACCAAAGAAGGGTAGCATATGTGAACTATAGAGATCTGGATTTGGGAGTGAACAAGAAGAATGCCACAAACTTTAAAGAAGCAGCAGCATGGGGTAACGTATATTACGGAGTTAACTTTAAAAGTCttgtgaaaataaagaaaaaagtggATCCTGAAAATATTTTTAGGCATGAACAGAGTATCCCAATAGATCTATCGATCAAGGTTTAA